One stretch of Leishmania braziliensis MHOM/BR/75/M2904 complete genome, chromosome 6 DNA includes these proteins:
- a CDS encoding putative kinesin: MSERVHVVVRIRPFIASDPPDAELNTLVLNPTHVSVGDNRVFKVDRVYMMEDATELIYAESVAPLITRFLRGFNASVLAYGQTGTGKTFTVQSLLPLLLRDIMADNGVRSGAAGPPSVETRTSPTGTAPLLYLQYVEVYGETIRDLLEGPAAAASRRNGEEPDNIRLVTTTVPGARAERPRLERVDLQCPPTDEREAAVSATTGCALLGAAIVPIFTVEQAGVLIARGDTRRATGATNVHESSSRSHAILTLFHSRYACRLDVVDLAGSEREKKTGNVGVRFQESIAINTGLLALGNVMRALSRINRAANGKETDQGGGGRHQRSHHVPYRSSRLTRLLQDTLGGNSATVFIACVAPDTYNRDETLRTLQYCSLALRILNEPLQQYERLRRAQSPLGRRGSPSTAMVSPLSLREDSHTGAAATRGCRAKDESMMTPLKVREVQSAYASLQQQYDEQAEVIACMCASHATTKERLALCERELRKDEGIFTQQIRAMQALVCENQKLRRRLAKVYTATSATAGATIRQDKAAMVHEPLLRGDDGPLQSARIATNSRLDNKDLTDAIGDMLPAGARDAVDGVSVSPRLAPSHSQGHYQQHSAPAATTAPTRPPLSAHSPHRPHDVKDDVTDGAQYVPLEELPLVATHKAGVRVDGGRRGAETPTYPLSGSHAETSHALDGMASAALAAPDPAESAQSFIRYILNLHGIDPEADEAGNAGGLDRGGGAQAVAAGARSLQSSIRKLVATSVGGVALQPAQASKERIEDSRDGHTRRGDAASTLDYALSRPTNRFTMTPPPHTTEELPEEARSGWESQVRSRRCDTDSAQPERDSSGVLLLAAELLRYQGANMELRNHIEVLQAELDGKQREAALLRLELQEMKELFTT; encoded by the coding sequence ATGTCGGAGCGCGTCCACGTTGTTGTCCGTATCCGCCCTTTCATCGCCTCTGACCCCCCCGATGCGGAACTCAACACACTCGTGCTCAACCCGACGCACGTCAGCGTGGGCGACAACCGTGTCTTTAAGGTGGATCGGGTCTACATGATGGAGGACGCCACAGAGCTCATCTACGCCGAGTCCGTGGCGCCACTGATTACCCGCTTTCTACGGGGCTTCAACGCCAGCGTCCTCGCATACGGCCAGACGGGCACAGGCAAGACCTTCACAGTGCAGtcactgctgcctctgctgctgagaGACATCATGGCCGACAACGgtgtgcgcagcggtgcggcaggGCCACCCAGCGTAGAGACGCGAACCTCTCCCACGGGAacagcaccactgctgtACCTCCAGTACGTCGAGGTGTACGGTGAGACGATTCGCGACCTGCTGGAGGGtccagccgccgccgcctcgcgaCGCAATGGCGAGGAACCTGACAACATCCGCCtcgtgacgacgacggtACCGGGGGCAAGGGCTGAGCGTCCTCGCCTGGAGCGCGTGGACCTGCAATGCCCTCCGACGGACGAGCGTGAGGCGGCGGTATCGGCGACGACAGGCTGTGCTCTTTTGggcgccgccatcgtccCCATCTTCACGGTCGAGCAAGCCGGGGTGCTGATCGCCCGTGGTGACACTCGACGCGCGACAGGGGCGACAAACGTCCACGAGAGCTCCAGCCGCAGCCACGCAATCCTCACCCTTTTCCACTCTCGCTACGCGTGCCGGCTTGACGTCGTCGACTTGGCCGGCTcggagcgagagaagaagacTGGCAACGTCGGCGTGCGCTTCCAGGAAAGTATCGCCATCAACACTgggctgctggcgctgggCAACGTCATGCGTGCGCTGAGTCGCATCAATAGAGCTGCCAACGGGAAGGAGACTGAccagggtggtggtggcaggcaTCAGCGTTCACACCACGTCCCCTACCGCAGCAGTCGGCTAACACGTCTATTGCAGGACACCCttggcggcaacagcgctACAGTGTTCATCGCCTGCGTGGCACCCGACACGTACAATCGCGATGAGACGCTGCGGACCCTGCAGTACTGCTCCCTGGCTTTGCGCATTCTGAacgagccgctgcagcagtacgagcgcctgcgacgcgcGCAGTCGCCGCTGGGTCGCCGTGGCAgcccctccaccgccatggtctctccgctgtcgctgcgcgAGGACTCAcacaccggcgccgcagcgacgagggGCTGCAGGGCGAAGGACGAGTCGATGATGACACCGCTAAAGGTACGCGAGGTGCAGTCCGCTTACGCCAGCCTCCAGCAACAGTACGACGAGCAAGCTGAGGTGATTGCTTGCATGTGCGCCTCGCATGCGACAACAAAGGAGCGACTGGCACTGTGCGAGCGGGAGCTCCGCAAGGATGAGGGCATCTTCACCCAACAAATACGAGCTATGCAGGCGCTCGTGTGCGAGAATCAgaagctgcggcggcggctggccAAAGTATATactgccacctccgccacggcGGGAGCGACCATCAGACAGGATAAGGCCGCCATGGTACATGAacccctcctccgcggcgATGATGGCCCGCTTCAGTCCGCTCGCATAGCCACGAACTCGCGCCTTGACAACAAGGATCTTACGGACGCCATAGGCGACATGCTGCCTGCCGGTGCTCGCGATGCCGTGGATGGTGTCAGTGTCTCACCGCGGCTTGCACCCTCGCACTCACAAGGCCACTATCAGCAGCACTCAGCcccagcagccaccaccgcgcctACCCGACCGCCGCTGTCTGCCCATTCGCCACACCGCCCACATGACGTCAAGGATGACGTTACGGACGGCGCCCAGTACGTGCCACTTGAGGAGTTGCCGCTCGTGGCGACACACAAGGCTGGTGTACGGGTCGACGGCGGCCGAAGAGGTGCAGAGACACCGACGTACCCACTTTCGGGGAGCCATGCGGAGACTTCGCACGCACTCGACGGCATGgcgtctgctgctcttgctgctcCAGACCCTGCGGAGTCGGCACAGTCGTTCATCCGCTACATTCTGAACCTGCATGGAATCGATCCAGAAGCTGATGAAGCAGGTAACGCTGGTGGTCTTgacagaggagggggagcacAAGCGGTGGCAGCTGGGGCCAGGTCTCTCCAGTCCTCCATCCGAAAACTCGTTGCTACAAGCGTGGGTGGTGTGGCGCTGCAACCGGCGCAAGCATCGAAAGAAAGGATCGAGGACAGTCGTGATGGCCACACGCGACGCGGAGATGCGGCATCGACTCTGGACTACGCTCTGTCGCGTCCCACAAACCGCTTTACTATGACCCCTCCTCCGCACACGACGGAGGAGCTACCTGAGGAAGCGCGCAGCGGCTGGG